GCTTCTGGGTGGACTTGAAGACACGAATTTTCTTGCCGTCTTCGGTCTTGAAGCCAACGCGGTCAGCCTTGTTGGTTTCAGAGTTGAAGATGGCAACGTTGGAAGCGTGCAGAGGCGCTTCTTTCTCGACGATACCGCCTTGAACGCCCGACATCGGGTTCGGCTTGGTATGACGCTTCACCAGGTTGATGCCACCGACGACCAGACGGTCGTCAGCGAGAACCTTGAGCACCTTACCGCGCTTACCTTTGTCTTTACCGGCGATCACGATGATCTCGTCGTCACGACGAATCTTTTGCATGTCGGATCTCCTTAAAGCACTTCAGGGGCGAGCGAGACGATCTTCATGAACTTCTCGGAACGCAGTTCACGGGTCACTGGCCCGAAGATACGGGTACCAATCGGCTCTTGCTTGTTGTTCAGCAGAACAGCAGCGTTGCCGTCGAAGCGGATGATCGAACCGTCGGCACGACGAACGCCGTGACGGGTACGAACAACCACTGCGGTCATGACCTGACCTTTCTTCACTTTGCCGCGCGGAATTGCTTCCTTGACGGTGACCTTGATGATGTCGCCGATGCCGGCGTAGCGACGATGAGAGCCACCCAGCACCTTGATGCACATAACGCGACGTGCACCGCTGTTGTCAGCAACATCGAGCATGGATTGAGTCTGAATCATAAAATTTCTCCGACCCCTAGCCCTTAGACGTCAACTGCGCGTTCGACGACTTCAACCAGAGCCCAGGACTTGGTCTTGGACTGCGGACGGGTTTCGCAAATGGAAACCTTGTCGCCGATCTTGCACTGGTTGGTTTCGTCGTGAGCGTGCAGTTTGGTCGAACGCTTGACGTATTTACCGTAGATCGGGTGCTTGACGCGGCGCTCGATCAGAACGGTGATGGTCTTGTCCATCTTGTCGCTGACAACACGGCCGGTCAGCGTACGGACTGTTTTTTCGGCTTCAGCCATGATCACTTACCTGCCTGCTGGTTGAGCACAGTTTTCACACGAGCGATGTCGCGCTTAACTTGCGAGAGCAGGTGAGACTGCCCCAACTGGCCAGTTGCTTTCTGCATACGCAGATTGAACTGGTCGCGCAGCAGACCGAGCAGTTGCTCGTTCAGTTGCTGTGCGGTTTTTTCACGAAGTTCGGTCGCTTTCATCACATCACCGTCCGCTTAACAAAGGTGGTGGCGAGCGGCAGCTTTGCAGCAGCCAGGGCGAAAGCCTCACGCGCCAGCTCTTCGGAAACGCCTTCGATCTCGTACAGGACTTTACCTGGCTGGATCTGGGCTACCCAATATTCGACGCCACCCTTACCTTTACCCATACGCACTTCGAGAGGCTTCTTGGTAACCGGCTTGTCCGGGAATACGCGAATCCAGATCTTGCCGCCACGTTTTACGTGACGAGTCAGAGCACGACGAGCGGACTCGATCTGACGGGCGGTGAGACGACCGCGGGCTACAGACTTCAGCGCGAACTCGCCGAAGCTGACCTTGCTACCGCGCTGAGCCAGACCACGGTTGTGGCCGGTCATCTGCTTGCGGAACTTCGTACGCTTTGGTTGCAACATGATGCGTACTCCTTATTTCTTAGCAGCTTTACGAGGAGCGGGCGCTTGCGGCTTCAGCTCTTCAGTGCGGCCACCAATGACCTCACCCTTGAAGATCCAAACCTTGACGCCGATCACACCGTAAGTGGTGTGCGCTTCGTAGGTGGCGTAATCGATATCTGCACGCAGGGTGTGCAGGGGCACACGACCTTCGCGATACCACTCGGTACGGGCGATTTCAGCGCCACCAAGACGACCACTCACCTGGATCTTGATGCCCTTGGCACCAATACGCATGGCGTTCTGTACGGCGCGCTTCATGGCGCGACGGAACATTACGCGGCGCTCCAGCTGCTGAGCTACGCTCTGTGCAACCAGCATACCGTCGAGTTCCGGCTTGCGGATCTCTTCGATGTTGATGTGCACCGGCACACCCATTTGCTTGGTCAGGTCCTGACGCAGCTTCTCAACATCTTCACCTTTCTTGCCGATCACGATGCCGGGACGAGCGGTGTGGATGGTGATGCGTGCGGTTTGAGCCGGGCGAGCGATGTCGATACGGCTAACGGACGCGCTTTTTAGTTTGTCTTGCAGGTATGCACGAACCTTCAGGTCGGCATTCAGGTAGTCGGCGTAAGTGCGACCATCTGCATACCAAACCGAAGTGTGATCCTTGACGATTCCCAGGCGGATGCCAACGGGATGTACTTTCTGACCCATCTGATCGACTCCGTTACTTGTCCGCAACCTTGACAGTGATATGGCAAGACCGCTTGACGATGCGATCAGCACGGCCTTTGGCACGCGGCATGATGCGCTTAAGCGAACGCCCTTCGTTGACGAAAACGGTGCTGACCTTCAGGTCATCAACGTCTGCGCCTTCGTTGTGCTCGGCGTTGGCAACGGCCGACTCCAGCACTTTCTTCATGATCTCGGCGGCTTTCTTGCTGCTGAAAGCCAGCAGGTTGAGCGCTTCGCCCACCTTCTTCCCGCGGATCTGGTCGGCGACCAGGCGAGCTTTCTGGGCGGAGATGCGAGCGCCCGACAACTTAGCGGCTACTTCCATTTCCAAACCCCTTAACGCTTGCCTTTCTTGTCGGCAACGTGACCACGATAGG
The genomic region above belongs to Pseudomonas sediminis and contains:
- the rplX gene encoding 50S ribosomal protein L24 gives rise to the protein MQKIRRDDEIIVIAGKDKGKRGKVLKVLADDRLVVGGINLVKRHTKPNPMSGVQGGIVEKEAPLHASNVAIFNSETNKADRVGFKTEDGKKIRVFKSTQKPVGA
- the rplN gene encoding 50S ribosomal protein L14, whose protein sequence is MIQTQSMLDVADNSGARRVMCIKVLGGSHRRYAGIGDIIKVTVKEAIPRGKVKKGQVMTAVVVRTRHGVRRADGSIIRFDGNAAVLLNNKQEPIGTRIFGPVTRELRSEKFMKIVSLAPEVL
- the rpsQ gene encoding 30S ribosomal protein S17, producing MAEAEKTVRTLTGRVVSDKMDKTITVLIERRVKHPIYGKYVKRSTKLHAHDETNQCKIGDKVSICETRPQSKTKSWALVEVVERAVDV
- the rpmC gene encoding 50S ribosomal protein L29, producing the protein MKATELREKTAQQLNEQLLGLLRDQFNLRMQKATGQLGQSHLLSQVKRDIARVKTVLNQQAGK
- the rplP gene encoding 50S ribosomal protein L16, translated to MLQPKRTKFRKQMTGHNRGLAQRGSKVSFGEFALKSVARGRLTARQIESARRALTRHVKRGGKIWIRVFPDKPVTKKPLEVRMGKGKGGVEYWVAQIQPGKVLYEIEGVSEELAREAFALAAAKLPLATTFVKRTVM
- the rpsC gene encoding 30S ribosomal protein S3 gives rise to the protein MGQKVHPVGIRLGIVKDHTSVWYADGRTYADYLNADLKVRAYLQDKLKSASVSRIDIARPAQTARITIHTARPGIVIGKKGEDVEKLRQDLTKQMGVPVHINIEEIRKPELDGMLVAQSVAQQLERRVMFRRAMKRAVQNAMRIGAKGIKIQVSGRLGGAEIARTEWYREGRVPLHTLRADIDYATYEAHTTYGVIGVKVWIFKGEVIGGRTEELKPQAPAPRKAAKK
- the rplV gene encoding 50S ribosomal protein L22 — translated: MEVAAKLSGARISAQKARLVADQIRGKKVGEALNLLAFSSKKAAEIMKKVLESAVANAEHNEGADVDDLKVSTVFVNEGRSLKRIMPRAKGRADRIVKRSCHITVKVADK